The Arcobacter porcinus sequence AAAGAGCTTTTCTAAATGGGAAAATTGATTTAAGTAAAGCAGAAGCTATCTCAAAAATAATTGAAGCAAAGAGTCAAAATGCTGTGAAACTTCTTGCTAGACAGCTAAAAGGTGAGCTTAAAGAGTTTGTTGAAGAGATTAGAGAAGATTTACTTTTTATGCTTGCATATACAGAAGTTTCAATTGATTATGCAGAAGAAGATTTACCCACAGATATTTTTGAGAAAATTGAAGAAAAAATATCAAAGATTGTAATAAAACTTGAAAATAGTTTAAGTGCTAGTAAAAGAAGAGAAGGGCTTATTGAAGGTTTTAAAATAGCAATTATTGGTAAGCCAAATGTTGGAAAATCTAGTCTTTTAAATAAACTTTTAAACTATGATAGAGCAATTATTTCAAATATAGCTGGAACAACAAGAGATACAATTGAAGAGAGTATAAAAATAGGCTCACATATTATAAAGATTGTAGATACAGCTGGAATAAGAGAAGAAACAGATGATTTTATTGAGAAAATTGGTATAGAAAAATCAATAAAAAGTATAGAAGATGCAAATATTGTTTTGGCTCTATTTGATAATAGTGAAAAACAGAGTAAAGAGGATTTAAAAATACTTGAGATTTTAGAAAAAAACAAAGATAAAAAGATAATAAAAATTTTAAATAAATCTGATTTAGAAAATAGATTTTCTAAAGAGCTTTTAAAAGATTTTATCTCTTTAAGTGCTCAAAATAATATAGATGAATTAAGTCAAAAATTAGAAAATATTTTAAATGAATCTATTGGAGAAGATGAGCTAACTTTGGTATCAAAAAGACAGATAAAAAGTGTTGAAAATACATTAGAAAATATAAATTTGGCTAAAAATCCACTTCATAGTGGAGAATTAGAGTTTTTTGCTCATTATATAAATGAAGCTCTACTTGAAATATCAAATATAACAAGACCATATGACAATGATCAAATGCTAGATGTAATGTTTGGTGAATTTTGTTTAGGAAAATAGACTAAATATCACCAAGTTTTATATATTTTACAAGTTTTGCATTTGATTTATCAATATCAATCCATGAATCACAATCAAAATTTATCTCTAAAATAGCTCCACTTTCAACTCTCTCTTTAAAACCTAAAAGAGTTACTGCAAGTGCAGTTAATGATGGATTGTGTCCAATTATAAGAAGATTATCAACACTATCATAGGTATATGTAATAGTTTCAATTAACTCATTTACAAAAGCCATATATAATACTTCATTTAGCATTATAGTTTTTTTATAATTTAAATTTTCTGCAAAAATATCAGCAGTTTTCCTTGTTCTAACAGCAGGGCTTGAAACAATTAAATCTATATTAGGATTTAATGAAGAGAAGTAATTAGCCATTTTAATAGTCTCTTCTAAGCCTTTTTGACTTAAAGCAGTATCGTAGTCATAATCTTGAGGATTTTCATCATTTGTAGTTGAATGAACTGTTATAAATAGTTTTTTCATATCTTAAGCTTCTCTTAAATAATATAATTTTTTAAATCATATCTATCTTTTCATTAATTAATAATGAAAAAACATATAAGAGCTAATTTTTATATGCTATAACTCTATTTTTACCATCTTTTTTATATAAAGAACTATTAATAAACTTTTGATAAAATCACTAAAAAATTAGGAGATGAAATGGAACAGATAAAAACAGTCTTTTTTCTTACACTTCTTACAGTTCTTTTTGTATTTATTGGATTTAGTTTTGGTGGAACAAATGGAATGCTAATAGCATTTTTTATAGCTTTAGCAA is a genomic window containing:
- the mnmE gene encoding tRNA uridine-5-carboxymethylaminomethyl(34) synthesis GTPase MnmE, encoding MYLDDTIVAIATPLGVGSISIIRVSGKEALAIAQRISNKDKITPRYATLSYLYDEKNNPIDEAIIIYFPNPNSFTGEDVVEFQLHGGVAITDIIFNLALLYGARVANAGEFSKRAFLNGKIDLSKAEAISKIIEAKSQNAVKLLARQLKGELKEFVEEIREDLLFMLAYTEVSIDYAEEDLPTDIFEKIEEKISKIVIKLENSLSASKRREGLIEGFKIAIIGKPNVGKSSLLNKLLNYDRAIISNIAGTTRDTIEESIKIGSHIIKIVDTAGIREETDDFIEKIGIEKSIKSIEDANIVLALFDNSEKQSKEDLKILEILEKNKDKKIIKILNKSDLENRFSKELLKDFISLSAQNNIDELSQKLENILNESIGEDELTLVSKRQIKSVENTLENINLAKNPLHSGELEFFAHYINEALLEISNITRPYDNDQMLDVMFGEFCLGK
- a CDS encoding SixA phosphatase family protein; translated protein: MKKLFITVHSTTNDENPQDYDYDTALSQKGLEETIKMANYFSSLNPNIDLIVSSPAVRTRKTADIFAENLNYKKTIMLNEVLYMAFVNELIETITYTYDSVDNLLIIGHNPSLTALAVTLLGFKERVESGAILEINFDCDSWIDIDKSNAKLVKYIKLGDI